Genomic segment of Drosophila takahashii strain IR98-3 E-12201 chromosome X, DtakHiC1v2, whole genome shotgun sequence:
CTTTGCAGTTTGAAAATACAGTGCGTGGGTTCGATCACGATACGAATGACGTTTTTTCCTCCGCATGTCAAATATAAAGTAGTCCTTGAACCTTAAATACGTATGAAAATTAGgagtttaaagactactttaagtTAAACATGCTggcgagaaaacggcccttaataTCCCAGCCATCAGAAAAAGTAATAcaagtttttgtatttaaaaaaaaaaaaattaccaaaaaaaaggcttCTCATCCCAATGTGCATTGCATAGAAAAATGATTTGcgtattataattaataaaaaaattcgacACTCAGGTTTACGGTTTggttcgttttctaaaaaattggaaccactccggttcagagtggttcagctccggaATGGTTCACAGCCCTACAAAATATAACGACCCGTTAAATTGGTATACCAGTgcaggagacgtttccgaccccataaagacGAGCCgctctagccatgtccgtctgacgGATTCTACGCAAACAAGTATCTTATAAATTATTgggaaacttttccaaaagtatttttttctattgctGGTAGAAATTATTGCTTCGATGTTTTGTGACAAAAAATTACATGTCACGTTTAACTTTTACTCTTGGCATAAAAAAGTTCTAAAAAGGTGACGCCGAAAATACTCAAACTTAAGTAAGCATTCATAAAACCACCGATATGCAACACCGAATTATGTTTGAGATAGTGGGTTAGACAAACTCAAATTGATTTTGTGTacccaaaatattaaagagcTATCTGCGGTACCAAAACAAACAGCGAAAAGTTAACTGCCAGTTTTCCCCTAAGGAGTGGTggttgttatacccgttactcgtagagaaaagggtatattgtatttgtgcaacagtatgtaacaggaagaaggaagcgtttccaaccctataaagtatatatattcttgatcagggtcactagccgagtcgatatagccatgtccgtctgtattaacgctgagatctcggaaactacaaaagctagaaggttgagatttctcacatatattcttgggcttcctacgcagcgcaagtttatttcagccgagcgccacgccccctctaacgcccacaatcgcccactaacgattttataatgtgtctggcgcccacacctttaaagatttccgattttacctatcaaaatgtaaaaaacatttttcaaatcggaccattcattaaaaagttatgcgcaatcaaaaaaattgtatttattcatatccctcgcactccctttagctgagtgacgggtattagatagttgggacaccaacccgactatagcgttctctcttgtctttttaattatatttcccCCGTACAGGCTTCGAAAACGGGCAACGATTTACGGATTACGGGTTGAGGGCTGCAGTTTGGTTGCTTGCTCGGTTGTTTGTCGTACGTGTTTACATTTGCCATTGTAATTAATGTTTTGTTTGGTTCCATTCTATTTTTTGCCCATGACGTATGTATACCCCGACTAATTGGTGCTTTCACTAATTACAGATCCAACGATACTACGTATGCGTCGCGAGGCCGACGGACAGCGGGCTCCGGTGAGCCGCCCGACGACACCTACAACGACGGAGTGCGTCGCATAAGGAGCGCACACAGCTGTGAGCAGCTGCGTTACCTGGTCCACCGAATTCAATGGAGGAGCAATTGCAGTGATGAGGTGCCGGTGGCCCTCGCGCTCGGAAGCCAAACCAGCGAAAGTGGCCGTCTCAGTAAgaagataaatattaataagtgCCTCGTGGAAAGCCCACAACAGCAACTACCATTGGACTTCTACAGCTATTTGCAACTGGCCAACGGCTATTACGAGCGGGGGTTGCAGGCCAACATCAAGTACCTGCAATCGATTGGCCAGCGGGGGCATAATGCAATAAGGCCGTCGTCGGGTTTGTTCTTGGACGTAGTGCAGCGCGACGAGAGTCCGGTTCAAAAGTTGAGCGTTCGCCTGGTGACGCTGCTCGAGAATCTGCGACGCAAGGCGGCCAAGGAACAGGGCGGCGACCCGGGAATTTGGGTAAACATAAGGTCGGTCAAACGAGAGGGACAAGAGAAGAAAGAAAGTACTAAAAAGGAGCTGGAAGAGGAGCCAACAAAGCAGCTAGATAGCATGTGTGATTATTATGCTCCAGACTGTACAACTACAGAAATAAGTGGACCCACAGGTACATCAGCCGGAGGAGTCACTCTCGCCAAATCCCTCGCCACTTCAACAAGCGAAGCTGCTTTACTTCAAGCCACAATCACATCCCCTGAACAACGACGTCTTTATGAGATTATCGACAATCTAAGTCACTTGAGTTTAGGAGATTCGAGTAGGCGCAGACAACAGCTAACACTGTCCCTGCCCCAAATCACTCTAACCGATTGCACCGCTCAACAGGTGGCGCTCCACAGCGCCACCTTCGACATTGTCACACTGCAGATACCCGACGAAGCCAGACCACCGAAcctcaaaaagaaaacaacgtAGAATCAATATATAGAGGAACAATCGGCAATTGAATCGAATAGAATCGCATTAAATCGAATCGAACAAACTGAAAGCGATAGCGAAACCTATAACAGAACGGAACAGATCCCAAAGGCGCGTGCACGTCAGcggaaatatatatagaatatgctaagtaaaaaataaaacaatagcAAAGCTCGAGCTCTCAAAcaatggttgttgttgttgccgctgccgaCGTCGTtgaaaacagcagcagcagcagcagcagcagcagagggaGCGGCGACAGTAGTCGTATCGTAAGCGGTACCGCTGAGTCTTCACCATTTGTCGGCGGTACACAAGCAACAGCGGTCAATAACAATCATACTGATAAGGACACCACTACAATAACGGGTGGAATAGAAGCGCTGAAAGGGGCAGACAACGTGCCTCAtccaataaatattcaaagggAACATCTTCAGCAGACTTTGGGGGACAACAAGTGTTGCAACGACATTAGTAACATCACCAATAATAACATGACGGATGCGGCCAAAGGAACTGTAGCGACTACGACAAGCACGACTGGGTCGGAGGCTGGTATGTCCACCAAGAGCGCCGTCAGTCAGAGGAACGTGGATATCAAAATAGAGAAGACCAGCAACAAGGAGGCGGCTACCCAACAGCTCACAAAGAAAGTTCTCAAACTGGATCTCGGCGGCAAGAGCATCGACGAATACTCACTGaagtcgccgaagtcacctaTAGCTGGTTAGTATACCCGATTCGAGTTGTACAGCTTTGATTTTGCAATgattaaaataagttttctttttattttatgttcctAATATAAATAAGGATTAAGGATAATCAacaattatttcaatattatgAGAAGAACTTTCGATATGTCTAGGAAAGTCATCATTTCCCCGACTAAACTCGGTACATTAGTGAATTTGTTGACATCCAAATATTCGTTGAATATTCCTTATAAATTCTTGCCATATACATAGCACTAGACATGAAGGACAAAGAAATAGTTATATTCAAAATTCGGATGTGCGCAGAGGTCCAtgaaatatatgtacatagcTTTGGTGTTTCTTTGGTTAGCTACAAttaataacaagagagaatctATACTCTAtctatacccgttactcagctaaagagagtgcgTCGAGAtggaaatataaaactttgatcgggcataactttttaacgaattggttttaataaacataataaaagacaaacagacagacggacatggctagatcgactcggctagtgatcctgatcaagcaTATATCtactttatagggtcagatatgcttccttttagctgttacatacttttgtataaatacaatataccattttactctacgagaaacgggtataataaatcaaacattaataaagaataaataGAGACGCTAAAGTCCACTGCTTTGACTATAAAATACTCGCTACTCTGATAAGCCTAATTCGAATAATTATAACTCTTtaataactatttaaatataacatcTTGACATATTGGCGGATGTGGCAAGATCTAATCGCCTAGTGATCataataaagaatatatatacaggttacatactttttcacGAATACAAATACAATACCCTTATACTCTACGAggaacgggtataaaaaagagTAACTCAgctattcaaaataaaaaccaaattggTGTGTGTATCATTGAGCTCATTGAGCTGCCGCCTCAATTGGCTGTCAAAACCAGGCGACATATATAAAGCTTTATTAGTTTGGCCTGAATAGCTCTATGGCAGTGCGACactgcaatttttaaattttagtttgcTTTAATTGTTACATttcaatatatgtatatccaataaacaaattagttTAGTTATCGGGTCAGTATGTCAGCTTAATAATGCTGATtccatttaaatgatttttaaatacttaactAACAAAATATgcgtataaaataaattaagacaCGACAAGTCAAGTCTGTGGAATTCAATACGTTTTCTATGACTACAAGCCAATGAATCAGAATAAGTGTTCAAAAACCTTAAGTTATTTCAAGTCACTATCATCACTCggaaattttaaagttaagtGACTCATGTATGAACAGTcacttaaatgttttttttcaaacccaTAGAGTATGCATAATCGTAAATTCTTCATTATGACCATTATCCGAGTTTTTtgattaaaacaagagagaacgctatagtcgggttggtgtcttGCTTATccaatacccgtcactcagctaaaggcaGTGCAAGGgggatggatatataaaattttgattgcgcataactttttaatgaaaggtccgatttgaaaaatggtctaaataaaaataggtGTAAAAATAGGTacctataaatatacataacaaaattgcatttatacttctcggaaatctttaaaggtgtgggcgccagaaacattttaaaatcgttagtgggccattgtgggcgttagagggggcgtggggtcggaaacgcttccttctttccagaggaattttcccggagCGGAGCGGCAGAGAAATATCCCATAGGTCGTGCGCAcggcattatttttttgatccttcctatgggagcaatataatatagacgtccgaatttgttaaatttaattcgaaatcttgaaatgttaaagaaaactAAATCCCAGTgaagaagagaatgtaataaaaatcaacaaagaattttttcctgttaattttcatttaattttccgaccgttTCTATGtcagctatattatatagtgatccgttttttttttaattcagaaatatataaaaaataatattcccaagagtagaaggtaatatttgtttttttctacaACCTTCCACtccagttttttttaagtttttgaagtgCACAGTACCAACTTGATTGCAAAGCACATTGCttgcaatatttattctcttaagagataaaacaagaaaggaagctagcttcgggcAGCCGATCAGATAATTCTTTTTAACTtccaaatcgcaaaaatattatatttcgtATTATTCAGACATTACTctttctatccttccctataacagctatataatatagtcgtccgatttttgttaaatttaattcgaaattcgaaattattaaaaaaaaataatatcctagagtagaagagaatacaataaaacccaacggagctataatttgatTCCAATTAagttcccattaatttttcgatcatttctatggcagctataagatatagtcgtacgattttgataaaattaaaattcggaAACATTCAAAAGGAGCCATGTCCTAGAGACGAAGAGAATAgaataaaaagcaaagaagctaaaatttatttcctattactttcctatatatgtatatagtcgtccgattttttaaatatttaattcgaaattcagaaatatttaaaacttaatatCCCCAAGAGTAGTAGACcccacagacagacagacagacagacaggttCTTAAcggatttattattattattaattcaatTGCGGTTCGATTTGTTTACGGAATACGTATTCtcaattttgtattatttttgtatttccagCACGTTTACCCCATCAAACATCGCTGACGTCATCGGTAGACGTAGAGGATCGGAAGACATTACGAGAGGCCTTATACCAAGGTATATTCCACCGACACCGCCGAACTATCTTCGCAGTGGGCAGCTTTCTGCGGATGCTGCGCAGCCGCAACTCGCAATACAACACGATACGGAGCTCGTCTGAAGGCGAGGACATCGATGAGGTTAGATAAGACCTAAATATGCTCCCTATGTATGATCCCACGCCTATTCCGAACATCTTCATCAGCAGCAACCGAAGCATCATCAGCAGGACCAGGAGCAATCGCATGAACATCTTCACCCACCTGGCCAAGAAGTAACGACCACATCCACAGCATCTCCATGCGGACAGCAGCGACAATCGGATTCGCTTTAGATGGCCATGCTGCTTGAgttgaatttttgatttatttattagcccATACGACATTCGCGTATTATTAACTGCTATTTTACGATTTTCGATTATTGTTAAACGTCTTGCAACCATGAGACTAGCCAGCCGTTGTGTTAGCATTTAGTGATCCATATTAGTTCCGTAACTATTTCTATTGTTGCCGGACTGTGACCTGATTTCATACCAAAACTAACATCTGCTGAACACAGAAAATACAGACGTCATTCCCGAGGATCCGCTGCTTCATCTCGTTGATTACTTGAGCAGATCGCCTTATCTTAACTGCGACCCATTTaagctaaaataaactaatcTAACCGAAGCTGAACTATAAACTCTTAGTTACGTACTTGCTACGTATGTaggaattacaaaaaaaaattgaatttaactcCCATCATTTTAGCACCCAGCACTCTGTATTTAGGTGGAAATTTATATCAGTCTGCCACATATGTCTTTATGTTTAAATGCTGATAATTTTACTGAAAGTTCTAGCAGCTAGCAAATATGTTAAGTCCGATCTATTACTTTAGTTTACAACTTAcaacaacaatattttttcgaaataatCACAGAGACCAATTTTTTTGTCTAGTTTTAAGTCGCTTTTCACgctaaacaatttataaaaaagtcaaaagaacCGTTCTGAATATCTTCAGAAAGCttctttggaattttttttagcgtGATTAGCGACTCAAAACtaaacgaaaaaaattgatcccacggttttttgtttgctaaacTAGTGTTAAATACGATAGAAGTTATTTTATAGTCGTATTAGTCTTCAAATgcttaaaatgcaaatgttttagtttaatttattttcattagacttattagttatatttaaatttacctttAAATTTCACCAACCAAAGttcttaatttgactcaaaaAATAGTGCAATTAAACTTATAATTAAaggtaaacttttttttaatgggtATTCGGAGTTAAATGATCCCGCAGTAACTGGAAGTAGATGTTCCATGTTTATTAGTTTGATTCAAAAAGATTTTATGTATAcacattgtaaatttaatataatttgaaaccaatttttattaaaaatttttaagtaaaaatcaATGTTGTAAAcgaaagcctagtactcacttcaagcggaaattttcgtttcgggTCCTTTTTACTTGAGGTGAGATTTAGGCCTTATTCTTTAgttatttccatatttttttttttgaatgtcATTGACAACAGGTTTTTCATTGCAAAGGGAACAAAACTTATAAAGCCTcacattgaaaaaatgttatttaaacttatttattgcgcctatatatatgtagctactataaacaatataaaaaataaatacattgaTATATTTGAATGTATATGACTTAGTTATAGAGCATAAATTACAGTTGTTGTCCACATAAACATAGTTCAGGGTGACACAGAAATCCCTTTAGGCGGAATTTTTGTGAAACTTGTATCGAAGTATGAAATAATTCCTTTCGAATTTCGTTCGCAGATTTTTCTGTGATACCCCCCGTTTGTAtgtaatgcattttaatttttgatgcaaCACCCAGAAGCACAAATCTATTAAATAGTGTAAGCTtatattttagataattttttttgtttgtggtaCCTTAAATATAGATCTAAAACTAATTGATGTAAGATGTACAggacaaatacattttaaattgattcaTGATACAAAAACAACTTATTTGCTAAACCTTACTTCACATGACACCCGATAATTTTCCCGAGTTGTCGATTGAAAGAACAATAAAAGCTAAACAAACGCTAGTTATTGCTTGCCGTTTGTTTGATTGATCACATTTACTCGTTGATCTCTCGTTCCTTTCAGTTCCTCAAACGTCGTGAATCGAAGCTCCTGCGATTCCCGCACCTCTTCGATCGTTGATTTTACCTTTATTTCGAGCTGCAAAATGTATCCAAGTTGTCAGCCAAATCTGGGCCAAAGGAAAGTAAAGTTAAATCCTGGCGCAATCCAGGGCTGGCGCAGGGATAAAGGCGCTGGCCAATTTCCACCAAGGCTGGCTAGAAAATCCTAACGAACAAGAAGGTGATATAATGCTAAGATTTgaatgtaaaattttaaagacatTTGGGGATTTATGTTGCACCCCCGACTACCAAccaatatagaaaatatatggaatatccacactaatttttatacccttaatagggtatattgtattcctAACAGGTAGAAGAAAGGATTTCAAGTCATACAAAATACTGTCACTACGTGGACGAGCGTCCACAGTTACATATATTCTATTCGGTAAACGATTATATTTTGGTATTGATGTTTTGGTTCCGGTGTAGGTACCGTAGttaccaaattttcaattaatactTTGAAATGATTTATGTGAGTTTTATTaataagaacattaaaattaatttcgattgtttaattttttgatataaaatatgtaattaaaaCAATTCTCATTTGTTTCTAAAACAACGCTTATTTGTTAAGAAGATAGGTTAAGACTGGTTGCCTCTTTTCTGCatatgaaaacaagaaaggaagctagcttcggcaagccgaagcttatatacccttgcagatcattctattaatttataaatcgccaaaatgttaaatttcctattatttcacattaatttttcgatcgtttctatggcagctatacaatatagtagttcgatctttttaaaattaaaatcgaaattcggaaatatttaaaaatagtcaagtCCCAGAGTagaataaatgtaataaaaaatccacaaagatataattttttttggccgttcctatggcagctatatgatatagtgatccgattttttaaatatttaattcgaaattcagaaataaataaaaaacaatattcccaagagtagaaggtaatatttgaaaaaacaccgaagctagaatttttttaacttttttttccgatccttccaatgggagctataagatatagtcgtGATCATTTGTGTCATTTGTATATGAAATGGCCATCTATGGTCAAAGCAGATTTTGCACCTGCGCTCAAATGCTACCAGGAGGTCGCCTTAATGGACGAATGGCGCACGAGAGGCAAACGTCAAGATCATGGAGCCGGGGAAGAACGTCCATGTGGCTGCGCTGCAACAACCAATATTTCGCGTATGATTATTTCGGGTATGATCAAGCGACAAAAATTTAGTATGATTGACTTTTCATGCTTACTTTAATGCCCAAAAACTATGCAGCATAGAAAGAAGTTCGTCATTGAATTGATTAAAAGGTTATTACAGCATCTCATACAAGTAATATTGCAAAAGAGTATATTGCCGAAAGAGAATATTTTACaaagtataataatttttcgtcaaaaaatttgatatcagaacttttgtatattGAGGGTGCAATCGTCACTTTTTATACgaggtgtttttgtttaattgtatACAGTTGAACCTAAAAGACTTGGTTTACTTACCTGGGAAGGCGAAGCGGCCACCACGTATGTGTCTTCATCGACGGCCTTTTGAATCTTGGCCCTCAGGTCAGCCACCTCTCTCAGCTTCTGGGGGGTTATTATTACCTTTTCCTGTAAGATGGGCGGCCAAAGGGGTTCCATGAAGTGCTTAGGGGTCACTATTTGACGGCGCAACCTTATCACAGGTGCGGAAGACACCAAAACGAAGAGCCACAAGATCGTCAACTGCCACCTCATGATGTTAgcgaagaaatgaaaacttGAACTCTGTAGATCTAGCAAGCCAGAGAATACACGGTGTCAGCATTTTTCGCCTGACCTTATGGTATTTCAACAAGACAAAATGAATTcgagttaaaatttattttttcgttggCAGTGAACACGCAAAACCGTGTTCCGTAAGAGTTTTTACATACATATCTCTCGCCCAAGATTTGGACATCAAAACGAAATACATTAAAAGTCTGAAGTTAGCTTAACAAAATTAACCAATCAATCGAAAGCAGGAACACGTATGCAATCTAAGGATTGGCCACTTTAGCAGGAGCATCTTGCGGCTCATCCTTGATATGTACATCGTCGTCCTCCTGGTCTTCCTTGCTGTTCTCGTGTAGAAGCACATACTCGCGCGAACTGAAGCCGAACTTGATGACGTCCTTCTCCATTAGCTCGTAGTACTTTCTGCCATCGATCTTTTTGTTGTTCAGAAACGTGCCGTTGGCTGACTCCAGATCGATAAGGTACAACCGCACGCGTTTCCCATGACTACCATCGTCCCGCTCAAAGGGCACCAGTCGGTACTGCAGAGCGGCATGCTGTTTG
This window contains:
- the LOC108065640 gene encoding uncharacterized protein, encoding MCSSVSLVVEGIPLGSGRQFSPRLTMKREYNTKCFQPERYRHEVANHFRDYKLQQHLHQQHLGSGSLSHRRRRRRPTEETSRVFVSLASRYAQFRDVWPIHVHNFPRSNDTTYASRGRRTAGSGEPPDDTYNDGVRRIRSAHSCEQLRYLVHRIQWRSNCSDEVPVALALGSQTSESGRLSKKININKCLVESPQQQLPLDFYSYLQLANGYYERGLQANIKYLQSIGQRGHNAIRPSSGLFLDVVQRDESPVQKLSVRLVTLLENLRRKAAKEQGGDPGIWVNIRSVKREGQEKKESTKKELEEEPTKQLDSMCDYYAPDCTTTEISGPTGTSAGGVTLAKSLATSTSEAALLQATITSPEQRRLYEIIDNLSHLSLGDSSRRRQQLTLSLPQITLTDCTAQQVALHSATFDIVTLQIPDEARPPNLKKKTT
- the LOC108065639 gene encoding uncharacterized protein isoform X1; its protein translation is MVVVVAAADVVENSSSSSSSSRGSGDSSRIVSGTAESSPFVGGTQATAVNNNHTDKDTTTITGGIEALKGADNVPHPINIQREHLQQTLGDNKCCNDISNITNNNMTDAAKGTVATTTSTTGSEAGMSTKSAVSQRNVDIKIEKTSNKEAATQQLTKKVLKLDLGGKSIDEYSLKSPKSPIAARLPHQTSLTSSVDVEDRKTLREALYQGIFHRHRRTIFAVGSFLRMLRSRNSQYNTIRSSSEGEDIDEQQPKHHQQDQEQSHEHLHPPGQEVTTTSTASPCGQQRQSDSL
- the LOC108065639 gene encoding uncharacterized protein isoform X3 encodes the protein MVVVVAAADVVENSSSSSSSSRGSGDSSRIVSGTAESSPFVGGTQATAVNNNHTDKDTTTITGGIEALKGADNVPHPINIQREHLQQTLGDNKCCNDISNITNNNMTDAAKGTVATTTSTTGSEAGMSTKSAVSQRNVDIKIEKTSNKEAATQQLTKKVLKLDLGGKSIDEYSLKSPKSPIAARLPHQTSLTSSVDVEDRKTLREALYQGIFHRHRRTIFAVGSFLRMLRSRNSQYNTIRSSSEGEDIDEFLKRRESKLLRFPHLFDR
- the LOC108065639 gene encoding uncharacterized protein isoform X2 produces the protein MVVVVAAADVVENSSSSSSSSRGSGDSSRIVSGTAESSPFVGGTQATAVNNNHTDKDTTTITGGIEALKGADNVPHPINIQREHLQQTLGDNKCCNDISNITNNNMTDAAKGTVATTTSTTGSEAGMSTKSAVSQRNVDIKIEKTSNKEAATQQLTKKVLKLDLGGKSIDEYSLKSPKSPIAARLPHQTSLTSSVDVEDRKTLREALYQGIFHRHRRTIFAVGSFLRMLRSRNSQYNTIRSSSEGEDIDEQPKHHQQDQEQSHEHLHPPGQEVTTTSTASPCGQQRQSDSL
- the LOC108065641 gene encoding uncharacterized protein isoform X2, translating into MEPLWPPILQEKVIITPQKLREVADLRAKIQKAVDEDTYVVAASPSQPALVEIGQRLYPCASPGLRQDLTLLSFGPDLADNLDTFCSSK
- the LOC108065641 gene encoding uncharacterized protein isoform X1, which translates into the protein MRWQLTILWLFVLVSSAPVIRLRRQIVTPKHFMEPLWPPILQEKVIITPQKLREVADLRAKIQKAVDEDTYVVAASPSQDFLASLGGNWPAPLSLRQPWIAPGFNFTFLWPRFG